ATAAATTGCACAACGCAATATTGCACCACTATAAGTAAATATAAAAAGCCTAATTTCAAATTTAACTAGGCTTTATTCGTTGCTCAATTAAAGCGACCGATTGTTTGTGTAGTGCAAAACAAAAGTGCATAACTTTGCAAGCCAATATTTCGTTGCAACTTTACATGGAGAGTTGGGCGTGCTAGCCTATTTGGCTAAGCCAATGCCTTATGGCGCTTGGCTTCTTGGCGTAAAGTGCACGCCCATAGAGGCTCCATGTCAAGTTGCATTACTGTGTAGGTGCAATTGCAATGTTATGCATTTCTACATTGCCTAACACATTGTTGAAGTTTCTTTTACGAAACCCGCTTCAATCTGGCTCTATTTTATACGATGAAATGATTTTGTTTGAGCGAATTGTTCAAATCCAATAGACTTGTAAAGCTCAAATACGTCTGGGGAAGTACAAACAACAACTGCCGTTTTTGCCCCCTTTTCAATCAACGCATTGAGAGCAAGCTTACAAACTGAACTGGCTAACCCCATTCTCCTAAATCTCGGATCCGTTCCAACAGGTTCCAGTAAACCCACCTTGTTCACCTCATCAAACCAAATTAAACAAGATGCTACGAACTCACCATCTGGGGATTCAATTACCCAATCAAGAGAAGAATCATAAGGATAGGCATTCATAACGTTCAAGTAACTTTCTTCTGTGACTCTCGTTTTATGAAATGCAGCCTTATGTACGGCCACTCGATTTGTTAAATCCTCAGAACCTTTGATATGGCGACCCTTAAACTTATCTGGCAAGTGAACAGGGAATAAAAAACGATCCAATGAAATTTTTGTGAGGACTTCTGGATTTCCTGGTAATGGATGGTATAAAGAATCTTCTAAGACTGAAATAAGATGCGGCTCTGTTTCTAAGACAGTCACTTTATGCTCATTGGTTTTCGTTGTTTTATCAAACCAGTCAATGACATCCTTAGCCACCTCAGGAAAATTGGGATCAACTTGACAGATTAACTCACCAGGTGTTTGAATCCATCCCCAAGCAACGGGGTTCCCATCGATTTGCCAAATGGCAGTATTCCAATCATCCTCGCGTCCAACATGTCGG
This window of the Aureibacillus halotolerans genome carries:
- a CDS encoding GNAT family N-acetyltransferase; the protein is MSKPVMRIYKDSNDLKQMQKLTQAIWSLDPNYHIGDLAWQRYRHVGREDDWNTAIWQIDGNPVAWGWIQTPGELICQVDPNFPEVAKDVIDWFDKTTKTNEHKVTVLETEPHLISVLEDSLYHPLPGNPEVLTKISLDRFLFPVHLPDKFKGRHIKGSEDLTNRVAVHKAAFHKTRVTEESYLNVMNAYPYDSSLDWVIESPDGEFVASCLIWFDEVNKVGLLEPVGTDPRFRRMGLASSVCKLALNALIEKGAKTAVVVCTSPDVFELYKSIGFEQFAQTKSFHRIK